TCGGCCTATCGGCCCCGGCGGCCCCGGATGGCGGGGGGCCGTCCCCGGCAGGACCAGAACCGCCATCGGATTCGGATCTGCCGGGAGGGACGGTCCGGATGGTCCTGGAGGCGGGGGAGCTCTCCATCGCCAAAGGCGGGGAGGGGTTCGACGTGGTGGCGATGGAGGGCTTCGCCTCCACCACCTCCCCGGGGGACCCCCTCCTCCTTCACCGGGTCTACAACATCCTCGTCCCCCCCGAGGCGATCGGGGAGGATCTCACGATGAAGGTCGTCTCCCAGGACGTCGAGATCCTGGAGGGGACGTATGAGATCGGGCCGGTGGGACCCCTCGCCCCTGCCCTCGCCGGCGACGAATTTGGTGGGGTGGCCTGGGCCGAGTACTGGGGCCTGGGAAAGACGATATCCGACGGGAGGAACCTCGCCGTTTACGAGAGGGATGCGAACTACCCGGAGCCCTTCGCCGTCCTCCTCCCCTACTCCGAGATGAGGAAGTGGAAGTTTGCCCGGGTCGACTTCTTCCCCCTCCAGTACAACCCGGTATCAAAGAGGCTCACCCTGATCAAGAGCTGCGTCGTCGAGATCAGCTATCGGTCCTCCCCCGAGCCCTTGGATGAGGCCTCCGCGGCGGACTTGGTCATGGACGAGGTCGCCCCCCAGATCTTCGACAACTACGAAGAAGGGAGGCTCTGGTACCTCGGGGCCGAGGGTGACCGGCTCGATTCGCGGGCGGAAGGGGCTTACGATTACGTCATCATCACCACCAGCGCCATCGTCGCTGGGAGCGGAAAGCTCGCCGACTTCATCGCTCACAAGGAGAGGATAGGATACCGGGTCCTGGTGGTCACCGAGAGCGACTTTCTGCCCCTGACGGGCCAGGCCCCGAACAACAGGGCGGAGAGGATCCGCCAGTGGCTGAAGAACAACTACGCCTCCCTGGGGATAAAGTACGTCCTCCTGATAGGCGATCCCCGGCCCTTCGAGAGCGGCGAGGGGGAGATCCCCATGAAGATGTGCTGGCCGAGGTATGCCGAGACTACCTATAAGGAGGCGCCCACCGACTACTTCTATGCCGACCTCACCGGCAACTGGGACAAG
The sequence above is drawn from the Methanothrix harundinacea 6Ac genome and encodes:
- a CDS encoding C25 family cysteine peptidase, producing the protein MPGASKGVQGSRDGGRTPRRAATGVRLAIGGVIGIIFLLSLIGLSAPAAPDGGGPSPAGPEPPSDSDLPGGTVRMVLEAGELSIAKGGEGFDVVAMEGFASTTSPGDPLLLHRVYNILVPPEAIGEDLTMKVVSQDVEILEGTYEIGPVGPLAPALAGDEFGGVAWAEYWGLGKTISDGRNLAVYERDANYPEPFAVLLPYSEMRKWKFARVDFFPLQYNPVSKRLTLIKSCVVEISYRSSPEPLDEASAADLVMDEVAPQIFDNYEEGRLWYLGAEGDRLDSRAEGAYDYVIITTSAIVAGSGKLADFIAHKERIGYRVLVVTESDFLPLTGQAPNNRAERIRQWLKNNYASLGIKYVLLIGDPRPFESGEGEIPMKMCWPRYAETTYKEAPTDYFYADLTGNWDKNGDGIYGQWGSKKDYPVAGGVDFTPEVYVGRIPVYDADYPALDSILEKTIRYELSAGTDWRRSALLPMAFSDSVTDGARLSEQMRDDYLNPGGYSSWRMYQQGTVGSCADSKYDSEEELHGGTVVRDRWSAGDYGIVCWWAHGSPTSASIGYSGCSGGLLFDSSYAASLDDAHPSFTYQCSCLNAQPETTDNLAYSILKNGGIGTISATRVSWYYVNQLYGNFDGSPSNSGLGYEYVNRLVDELAAGDALYQAKGTVYPGTYSETTMNWYVMNLYGDPSVSLKNPPVPPVPPEPEVTAVQKRMGIWQRPR